In one Oryza glaberrima chromosome 2, OglaRS2, whole genome shotgun sequence genomic region, the following are encoded:
- the LOC127763814 gene encoding glutelin type-B 1, which yields MASSVFSRFSIYFCVLLLCHGSMAQLFNPSTNPWHSPRQGSFRECRFDRLQAFEPLRKVRSEAGVTEYFDEKNELFQCTGTFVIRRVIQPQGLLVPRYTNTPGVVYIIQGRGSMGLTFPGCPATYQQQFQQFSSQGQSQSQKFRDEHQKIHQFRQGDIVALPAGVAHWFYNDGDAPVVAVYVYDVNNNANQLEPRQKEFLLAGNNNRAQQQQVYGSSIEQHSGQNIFSGFGVEMLSEALGINAVAAKRLQSQNDQRGEIIHVKNGLQLLKPTLTQQQEQAQAQDQYQQVQYSERQQTSSRWNGLEENFCTIKARVNIENPSRADSYNPRAGRITSVNSQKFPILNLIQMSATRVNLYQNAILSPFWNVNAHSLVYMIQGRSRVQVVSNFGKTVFDGVLRPGQLLIIPQHYAVLKKAEREGCQYIAIKTNANAFVSHLAGKNSVFRALPVDVVANAYRISREQARSLKNNRGEEHGAFTPRFQQQYYPGLSNESESETSE from the exons ATGGCGAGTTCCGTTTTCTCTCGGTTTTCTATATACTTTTGTGTTCTTCTATTATGCCATGGTTCTATGGCCCAGCTATTTAATCCCAGCACAAACCCATGGCATAGTCCTCGGCAAGGAAGTTTTAGGGAGTGTAGATTTGATAGACTACAAGCATTTGAGCCACTTCGGAAAGTGAGGTCAGAAGCTGGGGTGACTGAGTACTTCGATGAGAAGAATGAATTATTCCAGTGCACGGGTACTTTTGTGATCCGACGTGTCATTCAGCCTCAAGGCCTTTTGGTACCTCGATACACAAATACTCCTGGCGTGGTCTACATCATCCAAG GGAGAGGTTCTATGGGTTTAACCTTCCCTGGTTGCCCTGCGACTTACCAGCAACAATTCCAACAATTTTCATCTCAAGGCCAAAGTCAGAGCCAAAAGTTTAGGGATGAGCACCAAAAGATTCATCAATTTAGGCAAGGAGACATTGTTGCACTCCCAGCTGGTGTTGCACATTGGTTCTACAATGATGGTGATGCACCTGTTGTTGCCGTATATGTTTATGACGTAAACAACAATGCCAATCAGCTTGAACCCAGGCAAAAG GAGTTCCTATTAGCCGGCAACAACAATCGGGCTCAACAACAACAAGTATATGGTAGCTCAATTGAGCAACACTCTGGGCAAAACATATTCAGCGGATTCGGTGTTGAGATGCTAAGTGAGGCTTTAGGCATCAACGCAGTAGCAGCAAAGAGGCTACAGAGCCAAAATGATCAAAGAGGAGAGATCATACATGTGAAGAATGGCCTTCAATTGTTGAAACCGACTTTGACACAACAACAAGaacaagcacaagcacaagaTCAATATCAACAAGTTCAATACAGTGAACGACAGCAAACATCTTCTCGATGGAACGGATTGGAGGAGAACTTCTGCACGATCAAGGCAAGAGTAAACATTGAAAATCCTAGTCGTGCTGATTCATACAACCCACGTGCCGGAAGGATAACAAGTGTCAATAGTCAGAAGTTCCCCATCCTTAACCTCATCCAAATGAGCGCTACCAGAGTAAACCTATACCAG AATGCTATTCTCTCGCCGTTCTGGAACGTCAATGCTCATAGTTTGGTCTATATGATTCAAGGGCGATCTCGAGTTCAAGTCGTTAGTAACTTTGGAAAGACTGTGTTTGATGGTGTCCTTCGCCCAGGACAATTATTGATCATTCCGCAACATTATGCTGTCTTGAAGAAAGCAGAGCGTGAAGGATGCCAATATATCGCAATCAAGACAAACGCTAACGCCTTCGTCAGCCACCTTGCAGGGAAAAACTCAGTATTCCGTGCCTTGCCAGTTGATGTAGTCGCTAATGCGTATCGCATCTCAAGGGAGCAAGCCCGAAGCCTCAAGAACAACAGGGGGGAAGAGCACGGTGCCTTCACTCCTAGATTTCAACAACAATACTACCCAGGATTATCGAATGAGTCCGAAAGCGAGACCTCAGAGTAA
- the LOC127763825 gene encoding glutelin type-B 1-like — protein sequence MASSVFSRFSIYFCVLLLCHGSMAQLFNPSTNPWHSPRQGSFRECRFDRLQAFEPLRKVRSEAGVTEYFDDKNELFQCTGTFVIRRVIQPQGLLVPRYTNTPGVVYIIQGRGSMGLTFPGCPATYQQQFQQFSSQGQSQSQKFRDEHQKIHQFRQGDIVALPASVAHWFYNDGDAPVVAVYVYDVNNNANQLEPRQKEFLLAGNNNRAQQQQVYGSSIEQHSGQNIFSGFGVEMLSEALGINAVAAKRLQSQNDQRGEIIHVKNGLQLLKPTLTQQQEQAQAQDQYQQVQYSERQQTSSRWNGLEENFCTIKARVNIENPSRADSYNPRAGRITSVNSQKFPILNLIQMSATRVNLYQNAILSPFWNVNAHSLVYMIQGRSRVQVVSNFGKTVFDGVLRPGQLLIIPQHYAVLKKAEREGCQYIAIKTNANAFVSHLAGKNSVFRALPVDVVANAYRISREQARSLKNNRGEEHGAFTPRFQQQYYPGLSNESESETSE from the exons ATGGCGAGTTCCGTTTTCTCTCGGTTTTCTATATACTTTTGTGTTCTTCTATTATGCCATGGTTCTATGGCCCAGCTATTTAATCCCAGCACAAACCCATGGCATAGTCCTCGGCAAGGAAGTTTTAGGGAGTGTAGATTTGATAGACTACAAGCATTTGAGCCACTTCGGAAAGTGAGGTCAGAAGCTGGGGTGACTGAGTACTTCGATGATAAGAATGAATTATTCCAGTGCACGGGTACTTTTGTGATCCGACGTGTCATTCAGCCTCAAGGCCTTTTGGTACCTCGATACACAAATACTCCTGGCGTGGTCTACATCATCCAAG GGAGAGGTTCTATGGGTTTAACCTTCCCCGGTTGCCCTGCGACTTACCAGCAACAATTCCAACAATTTTCATCTCAAGGCCAAAGTCAGAGCCAAAAGTTTAGGGATGAGCACCAAAAGATTCATCAATTTAGGCAAGGAGACATTGTTGCACTCCCAGCTAGTGTTGCACATTGGTTCTACAATGATGGTGATGCACCTGTTGTTGCCGTATATGTTTATGACGTAAACAACAATGCCAATCAGCTTGAACCCAGGCAAAAG GAGTTCCTATTAGCCGGCAACAACAATCGGGCTCAACAACAACAAGTATATGGTAGCTCAATTGAGCAACACTCTGGGCAAAACATATTCAGCGGATTCGGTGTTGAGATGCTAAGTGAGGCTTTAGGCATCAACGCAGTAGCAGCAAAGAGGCTACAGAGCCAAAATGATCAAAGAGGAGAGATCATACATGTGAAGAATGGCCTTCAATTGTTGAAACCGACTTTGACACAACAACAAGaacaagcacaagcacaagaTCAATATCAACAAGTTCAATACAGTGAACGACAGCAAACATCTTCTCGATGGAACGGATTGGAGGAGAACTTCTGCACGATCAAGGCAAGAGTAAACATTGAAAATCCTAGTCGTGCTGATTCATACAACCCACGTGCCGGAAGGATAACAAGTGTCAATAGTCAGAAGTTCCCCATCCTTAACCTCATCCAAATGAGCGCTACCAGAGTAAACCTATACCAG AATGCTATTCTCTCGCCGTTCTGGAACGTCAATGCTCATAGTTTGGTCTATATGATTCAAGGGCGATCTCGAGTTCAAGTCGTTAGTAACTTTGGAAAGACTGTGTTTGATGGTGTCCTTCGCCCAGGACAATTATTGATCATTCCGCAACATTATGCTGTCTTGAAGAAAGCAGAGCGTGAAGGATGCCAATATATCGCAATCAAGACAAACGCTAACGCCTTCGTCAGCCACCTTGCAGGGAAAAACTCAGTATTCCGTGCCTTGCCAGTTGATGTAGTCGCTAATGCGTATCGCATCTCAAGGGAGCAAGCCCGAAGCCTCAAGAACAACAGGGGGGAAGAGCACGGTGCCTTCACTCCTAGATTTCAACAACAATACTACCCAGGATTATCGAATGAGTCCGAAAGCGAGACCTCAGAGTAA
- the LOC127762443 gene encoding transcription factor GTE4-like isoform X1 encodes MASSPPGAGAGGEERPAASPAAPAVAEAAEEGPVTSRWAPEIRVYRRKYPRKNPKPPPNPSPSSSPLAQTLASIRRSIRRPEDGPAAPRPDPPAAPASSPHPPPPSAPVAPAQQGEPAAPASDGVSAGPNRDGGAVPNGHGDVRAAAEEKARKRRARSELRRQLASELDQVRGLSKRLKAAAEAIAAESAAALALPVVVPPPQLPVGYAQSQFALADPVTPIPGQVAGAIVPVRSVMQRGPLTVSVTHTESFEKEKRTPKANQLYQNSEFLLAKDKFPPSDSHGRKKPKHHKKKHRSLASHGAGYDAEQRLYSHAFKKSMSLLSRLMKHKFGWVFNKPVDAVALGLHDYFAIIKHPMDLGTIKTRLTHGQYRNPREFADDVRLTFHNAMTYNPKGQDVHFMAEQLLGIFEAQWPEIEAEVQYLASCPPLPNKFPPPPIDVRFLDRSDSVKHHMALDSKSRPLSHTPTYSARTPSMKKPKAKDPDKRDMTIDEKRKLSNNLQNLPPEKLDVVVQIIKNKNLSVRQHDDEIEVEIDSMDTETLWELDRFVANYKKNLSKQKRKAERAMLARQDAELHAQHVAPQQPFLGLQSQEPNIGVKSPKQNLIVDEKLATSVPEQADNNGQNASRSSSSSSSSSDTGSSSSDSDSDSSSSDGSDAANSS; translated from the exons ATGGCCTCGTCCCCtcctggcgccggcgccggcggggaggagcgGCCCGCGGCGAGCCCCGCGGCCCCGgccgtggcggaggcggcggaggaggggccGGTGACGTCGCGGTGGGCGCCGGAGATCAGGGTGTACCGGCGCAAGTACCCACGCAAAAACCCTAAACCCCCTCCGAACCCTAGCCCTAGCTCCAGCCCCCTCGCGCAAACCCTAGCCTCGATTCGGAGGTCGATTCGCCGCCCCGAGGATGGGCCTGCGGCGCCTCGGCCTGAtccgcccgccgcgcccgctTCCTCCCCCCATCCCCCTCCGCCGAGCGCCCCGGTTGCCCCCGCGCAGCAGGGGGAGCCCGCCGCGCCCGCTTCCGACGGCGTCTCCGCGGGGCCTAATCGGGACGGCGGGGCCGTTCCCAACGGCCATGGAGACGTCCGGGCGGCCGCCGAGGAGAAGGCGCGGAAGCGGAGGGCGCGGAGCGAGCTGCGGCGGCAGCTTGCGTCGGAGCTCGACCAGGTGCGTGGGCTTTCCAAGCGGCTGAAGGCGGCCGCTGAGGCCATCGCGGCTGAGTCTGCAGCGGCCCTTGCTTTGCCTGTGGTGGTGCCGCCGCCTCAGCTTCCTGTTGGGTATGCGCAATCGCAGTTCGCACTCGCTGATCCTGTGACGCCCATACCTGGTCAAGTTGCTGGTGCTATTGTTCCGGTCCGCTCAGTGATGCAGCGCGGGCCACTAACCGTGTCAGTGACTCACACAGAGTCCTTCGAGAAGGAGAAGCGGACACCAAAGGCGAATCAGTTGTATCAAAATTCAGAGTTCTTGCTTGCCAAGGATAAGTTTCCGCCTTCAGATTCACATGGTCGTAAGAAACCCAAGCACCACAAGAAGAAGCATCGTTCCTTAGCATCTCATGGTGCTGGTTATGATGCTGAGCAGAGGCTATACTCTCATGCTTTTAAGAAATCTATGTCGCTGCTTTCTAGGCTAATGAAGCACAAATTTGGTTGGGTGTTTAACAAGCCTGTAGATGCTGTTGCGCTTGGTTTGCATGATTATTTTGCTAttatcaagcacccaatggaTCTTGGCACGATAAAGACCCGACTCACGCATGGCCAGTACAGGAACCCGAGGGAGTTTGCTGATGATGTACGGCTGACGTTCCATAATGCCATGACCTATAATCCCAAGGGGCAGGATGTGCATTTCATGGCTGAGCAGTTGTTGGGAATCTTTGAGGCGCAGTGGCCCGAAATTGAGGCTGAGGTTCAGTACCTTGCCTCATGTCCGCCATTGCCAAATAAGTTTCCACCTCCACCAATTGACGTGCGCTTCCTTGATCGGTCAGATTCTGTAAAACACCATATGGCGTTGGACTCCAAGTCAAGGCCATTAAGTCATACTCCCACTTATAGTGCCAGGACTCCATCGATGAAGAAACCAAAGGCCAAGGATCCGGATAAGAGAGATATGACAATAGATGAGAAGCGGAAGCTTAGTAACAACCTTCAGAATTTGCCACCGGAGAAGCTTGATGTTGTTGTGCAGATCATTAAGAACAAGAATCTGTCTGTTAGACAGCATGATGATGAGATTGAGGTTGAAATAGATAGCATGGATACTGAGACACTTTGGGAACTTGATAGATTTGTGGCCAACTACAAGAAGAACCTGAGCAAGCAAAAGAGGAAGGCTGAGCGAGCCATGCTTGCAAGGCAGGATGCAGAGTTGCATGCACAACATGTTGCCCCACAACAACCA TTTCTTGGATTGCAGAGTCAAGAGCCTAATATTGGTGTAAAATCTCCAAAGCAAA ATTTGATTGTGGATGAGAAATTAGCTACTTCTGTGCCAGAACAAGCTGATAATAATGGACAAAATGCAAGTAGATCGAGCAGCTCTAGCAGCTCCAGCAGTGATACAGGATCCTCTTCTAGCG ACTCAGACAGTGATAGCTCCTCTTCAGATGGATCAGATGCCGCCAATTCATCTTGA
- the LOC127762443 gene encoding transcription factor GTE4-like isoform X2: MASSPPGAGAGGEERPAASPAAPAVAEAAEEGPVTSRWAPEIRVYRRKYPRKNPKPPPNPSPSSSPLAQTLASIRRSIRRPEDGPAAPRPDPPAAPASSPHPPPPSAPVAPAQQGEPAAPASDGVSAGPNRDGGAVPNGHGDVRAAAEEKARKRRARSELRRQLASELDQVRGLSKRLKAAAEAIAAESAAALALPVVVPPPQLPVGYAQSQFALADPVTPIPGQVAGAIVPVRSVMQRGPLTVSVTHTESFEKEKRTPKANQLYQNSEFLLAKDKFPPSDSHGRKKPKHHKKKHRSLASHGAGYDAEQRLYSHAFKKSMSLLSRLMKHKFGWVFNKPVDAVALGLHDYFAIIKHPMDLGTIKTRLTHGQYRNPREFADDVRLTFHNAMTYNPKGQDVHFMAEQLLGIFEAQWPEIEAEVQYLASCPPLPNKFPPPPIDVRFLDRSDSVKHHMALDSKSRPLSHTPTYSARTPSMKKPKAKDPDKRDMTIDEKRKLSNNLQNLPPEKLDVVVQIIKNKNLSVRQHDDEIEVEIDSMDTETLWELDRFVANYKKNLSKQKRKAERAMLARQDAELHAQHVAPQQPSQEPNIGVKSPKQNLIVDEKLATSVPEQADNNGQNASRSSSSSSSSSDTGSSSSDSDSDSSSSDGSDAANSS, translated from the exons ATGGCCTCGTCCCCtcctggcgccggcgccggcggggaggagcgGCCCGCGGCGAGCCCCGCGGCCCCGgccgtggcggaggcggcggaggaggggccGGTGACGTCGCGGTGGGCGCCGGAGATCAGGGTGTACCGGCGCAAGTACCCACGCAAAAACCCTAAACCCCCTCCGAACCCTAGCCCTAGCTCCAGCCCCCTCGCGCAAACCCTAGCCTCGATTCGGAGGTCGATTCGCCGCCCCGAGGATGGGCCTGCGGCGCCTCGGCCTGAtccgcccgccgcgcccgctTCCTCCCCCCATCCCCCTCCGCCGAGCGCCCCGGTTGCCCCCGCGCAGCAGGGGGAGCCCGCCGCGCCCGCTTCCGACGGCGTCTCCGCGGGGCCTAATCGGGACGGCGGGGCCGTTCCCAACGGCCATGGAGACGTCCGGGCGGCCGCCGAGGAGAAGGCGCGGAAGCGGAGGGCGCGGAGCGAGCTGCGGCGGCAGCTTGCGTCGGAGCTCGACCAGGTGCGTGGGCTTTCCAAGCGGCTGAAGGCGGCCGCTGAGGCCATCGCGGCTGAGTCTGCAGCGGCCCTTGCTTTGCCTGTGGTGGTGCCGCCGCCTCAGCTTCCTGTTGGGTATGCGCAATCGCAGTTCGCACTCGCTGATCCTGTGACGCCCATACCTGGTCAAGTTGCTGGTGCTATTGTTCCGGTCCGCTCAGTGATGCAGCGCGGGCCACTAACCGTGTCAGTGACTCACACAGAGTCCTTCGAGAAGGAGAAGCGGACACCAAAGGCGAATCAGTTGTATCAAAATTCAGAGTTCTTGCTTGCCAAGGATAAGTTTCCGCCTTCAGATTCACATGGTCGTAAGAAACCCAAGCACCACAAGAAGAAGCATCGTTCCTTAGCATCTCATGGTGCTGGTTATGATGCTGAGCAGAGGCTATACTCTCATGCTTTTAAGAAATCTATGTCGCTGCTTTCTAGGCTAATGAAGCACAAATTTGGTTGGGTGTTTAACAAGCCTGTAGATGCTGTTGCGCTTGGTTTGCATGATTATTTTGCTAttatcaagcacccaatggaTCTTGGCACGATAAAGACCCGACTCACGCATGGCCAGTACAGGAACCCGAGGGAGTTTGCTGATGATGTACGGCTGACGTTCCATAATGCCATGACCTATAATCCCAAGGGGCAGGATGTGCATTTCATGGCTGAGCAGTTGTTGGGAATCTTTGAGGCGCAGTGGCCCGAAATTGAGGCTGAGGTTCAGTACCTTGCCTCATGTCCGCCATTGCCAAATAAGTTTCCACCTCCACCAATTGACGTGCGCTTCCTTGATCGGTCAGATTCTGTAAAACACCATATGGCGTTGGACTCCAAGTCAAGGCCATTAAGTCATACTCCCACTTATAGTGCCAGGACTCCATCGATGAAGAAACCAAAGGCCAAGGATCCGGATAAGAGAGATATGACAATAGATGAGAAGCGGAAGCTTAGTAACAACCTTCAGAATTTGCCACCGGAGAAGCTTGATGTTGTTGTGCAGATCATTAAGAACAAGAATCTGTCTGTTAGACAGCATGATGATGAGATTGAGGTTGAAATAGATAGCATGGATACTGAGACACTTTGGGAACTTGATAGATTTGTGGCCAACTACAAGAAGAACCTGAGCAAGCAAAAGAGGAAGGCTGAGCGAGCCATGCTTGCAAGGCAGGATGCAGAGTTGCATGCACAACATGTTGCCCCACAACAACCA AGTCAAGAGCCTAATATTGGTGTAAAATCTCCAAAGCAAA ATTTGATTGTGGATGAGAAATTAGCTACTTCTGTGCCAGAACAAGCTGATAATAATGGACAAAATGCAAGTAGATCGAGCAGCTCTAGCAGCTCCAGCAGTGATACAGGATCCTCTTCTAGCG ACTCAGACAGTGATAGCTCCTCTTCAGATGGATCAGATGCCGCCAATTCATCTTGA